In the Helicobacter typhlonius genome, one interval contains:
- the recR gene encoding recombination mediator RecR translates to MNQYRSSLKAFYELIYAMEKLPSIGKKSAQKMAYALCMENKPLGLNIAHAIENATLMVRKCQKCFCLSESEICEICTESSRENGELCIVASPQDVLTIEDMGEFGGRYFVLGGELEEIDFALLNSRIVTESIKEVIFALSPSLANEAVMLYVEDKIQNAVHFSKIAQGVPTGIGLDSIDQLSLSRALSARVKV, encoded by the coding sequence ATGAATCAATACAGAAGTAGTCTTAAGGCATTTTATGAACTCATTTATGCAATGGAAAAACTACCGAGCATTGGCAAAAAGAGTGCGCAAAAAATGGCGTATGCTTTGTGTATGGAAAATAAGCCCTTAGGTTTAAACATTGCCCACGCCATTGAAAATGCCACACTTATGGTGCGCAAATGTCAAAAATGCTTTTGTTTAAGTGAGAGTGAGATTTGCGAGATTTGCACCGAATCTTCGCGCGAAAATGGTGAGTTGTGTATCGTAGCAAGTCCGCAAGATGTGCTCACAATCGAGGATATGGGGGAGTTTGGTGGGCGTTATTTTGTTTTGGGCGGAGAGCTAGAGGAGATTGATTTTGCTTTACTTAATAGCAGAATCGTAACCGAATCTATCAAGGAAGTGATTTTTGCGCTTTCCCCTAGCCTTGCAAATGAGGCGGTTATGCTTTATGTTGAGGATAAGATTCAAAATGCAGTGCATTTTAGTAAAATTGCGCAGGGTGTGCCAACGGGCATTGGGCTAGATTCTATCGACCAGCTTTCGCTTTCACGCGCCTTAAGCGCTCGGGTAAAGGTTTAG
- a CDS encoding alanine racemase, translated as MAEITLSSNSYKHNFHLISSHIGSNVELAAVLKDNAYGHGLEQISTLARECGIKSVFVKNYNEALRVSAYFPHITALYGMPEGDFPPHIAFVINAREHIESLPKGTRVELKVNAGMNRNGIEADELESYIVQILERGLNLVGVFSHNGYGDDIDDEFLHTQERFLEIKERTKALAQKYGFVVPRFHSLSSSGAVRVASEGKITDDLVRIGIALYGYLDTAFENPLNAKLQKVARLYADRVSTRILSAGARIGYSGCTTLEKESVISTYDIGYGDGFFRVSEQHKVHTAKGYQILPRLSMDCFSCLCDEPRICVFDDVSELAKAFGTISYEILTHLSPSIKRTII; from the coding sequence ATGGCTGAAATTACTCTTTCTTCCAATTCTTACAAACATAACTTTCATCTCATATCTTCACACATTGGTTCAAATGTAGAACTTGCGGCAGTTTTGAAAGACAATGCCTATGGGCACGGCTTAGAGCAGATAAGCACCCTTGCGCGTGAATGTGGGATAAAATCTGTGTTTGTTAAAAATTATAATGAAGCCCTGCGCGTGAGTGCATATTTTCCTCATATCACCGCATTGTATGGAATGCCAGAGGGTGATTTCCCCCCGCATATCGCCTTTGTGATAAATGCTAGAGAGCATATTGAGAGTTTGCCCAAAGGCACAAGGGTAGAGCTCAAGGTTAATGCTGGAATGAATCGCAATGGCATAGAGGCAGATGAGCTTGAAAGTTATATCGTGCAGATTTTAGAGCGAGGATTGAATCTTGTAGGGGTGTTTTCTCACAATGGCTATGGCGATGATATTGATGATGAGTTTTTACACACACAGGAGCGATTTTTAGAGATTAAGGAGCGCACAAAAGCACTCGCACAAAAATATGGCTTTGTTGTGCCCAGATTCCATTCTCTTAGCTCCTCTGGTGCTGTGCGTGTAGCGAGTGAGGGTAAAATCACCGATGATTTAGTGCGTATTGGCATCGCCCTCTATGGATATTTAGACACTGCGTTTGAGAATCCACTGAATGCGAAGCTTCAAAAAGTCGCTAGACTCTATGCCGACAGGGTTTCCACACGCATACTGAGTGCAGGTGCGCGTATAGGGTATAGTGGCTGCACAACCTTAGAAAAAGAGAGTGTGATTAGCACCTATGATATTGGCTATGGTGATGGTTTTTTCCGTGTGAGTGAGCAGCACAAAGTCCATACAGCTAAGGGCTATCAAATCTTGCCCCGCTTGTCAATGGATTGTTTTTCTTGTTTATGCGATGAGCCACGCATTTGCGTCTTTGATGATGTGAGCGAGTTAGCCAAAGCCTTTGGCACAATTAGTTATGAGATTCTTACACATTTATCCCCTAGCATTAAGCGCACGATTATTTGA
- a CDS encoding Mrp/NBP35 family ATP-binding protein, which produces MALQEEITDILKKVIYPNFQKDIVSFGFLKEVSVSENAVNIRVDIPSSAPEVSEKLRQEISQKLDSVLQNKTLNLLINIPQPAPKKEPKAKNLAPHIKHFVMVSSGKGGVGKSTSSVNLAIALAQQGKKVGLLDADIYGPNIPRMLGLNATKAQVDEGQKKLLPLKAFGIEMMSMGVLYDEGQSLIWRGPMIMRAIEQMLTDVLWSKLDVLVIDMPPGTGDAQLTLAQSVPVSAGVIVTTPQKVSLDDSARSLDMFDKLKVPIAGIIENMSGFICPNCGEEYDIFGKGTSESLAQSYNTAILAQVPLEPKVREGGDNGKPITFFEPDSKSAQSYREAAEKLVQMLQKVEAQNLADNKDIQPTQMKR; this is translated from the coding sequence ATGGCATTGCAAGAAGAAATTACTGATATTTTGAAAAAGGTGATTTACCCTAATTTTCAAAAAGATATTGTGAGTTTTGGCTTCCTCAAAGAAGTAAGTGTGAGTGAAAATGCGGTAAATATCCGCGTGGATATACCCTCAAGCGCACCAGAGGTAAGCGAAAAGTTGAGGCAGGAGATTAGCCAAAAGCTAGATTCTGTATTGCAAAATAAGACTTTGAATCTGCTCATCAATATCCCCCAACCCGCGCCCAAAAAAGAACCAAAGGCGAAGAATCTCGCCCCACATATTAAGCATTTTGTAATGGTAAGTTCGGGCAAAGGCGGAGTGGGGAAATCCACAAGCAGTGTGAATCTCGCTATTGCCTTAGCACAGCAGGGCAAAAAGGTGGGACTACTTGATGCGGATATTTATGGTCCTAATATCCCTCGAATGCTCGGGCTTAATGCGACAAAGGCGCAGGTTGATGAGGGGCAAAAAAAGCTCCTCCCGCTTAAAGCCTTTGGTATAGAAATGATGAGTATGGGGGTGCTTTATGATGAGGGGCAGAGCCTCATTTGGCGTGGTCCTATGATTATGCGTGCGATTGAGCAAATGCTAACTGATGTGCTATGGAGCAAACTTGATGTGCTTGTGATTGATATGCCACCGGGCACGGGAGACGCACAGCTTACACTCGCCCAAAGTGTGCCTGTGAGCGCGGGGGTAATCGTTACTACACCACAAAAGGTAAGCCTTGATGATAGCGCACGAAGCCTTGATATGTTTGATAAGCTCAAAGTGCCAATTGCAGGGATTATTGAAAATATGAGTGGGTTTATCTGTCCAAACTGCGGGGAGGAGTATGATATTTTTGGCAAAGGCACGAGCGAGAGCCTAGCTCAAAGTTACAATACAGCGATCTTGGCACAAGTGCCGCTTGAACCAAAGGTGCGTGAGGGTGGGGATAATGGCAAACCAATTACTTTCTTCGAGCCAGATTCTAAGTCTGCGCAGAGTTATAGAGAAGCCGCCGAAAAACTCGTGCAGATGTTACAAAAGGTAGAAGCACAAAATCTTGCAGATAATAAAGATATTCAACCCACACAAATGAAGCGTTAA
- a CDS encoding SIR2 family NAD-dependent protein deacylase: MPKLVIFSGAGLSAESGLEIFRDNGGLWAQYDPMEVCNYENWLENFALVHRFYNLRREELGKVQPNAMHKFLATLPHSLKAKQDIEVIHITQNVDDLLERAGASNIIHLHGQLSKIICPKCEYIFDIGYTHFEPHNCPNCGYEKLKPFIVFFYEKAPQYATMYEIFESLNFRDCVLVIGTSGNVVDISSILARCEYKHKIGLKILNNLEPSNSIAESVFDTIYYKPATQAIEQIQEALCDFFNEGKN; the protein is encoded by the coding sequence ATGCCAAAACTTGTAATATTCAGTGGAGCAGGATTAAGCGCGGAATCTGGACTAGAAATATTTAGGGATAATGGCGGATTATGGGCGCAGTATGACCCTATGGAAGTCTGTAATTATGAAAATTGGCTAGAAAATTTTGCACTTGTGCATAGATTCTATAATTTGCGGCGCGAGGAGCTAGGCAAAGTCCAACCTAATGCTATGCATAAGTTTTTAGCCACACTTCCTCATAGTCTCAAAGCAAAGCAAGATATAGAGGTGATTCACATCACGCAAAATGTTGATGATTTGCTAGAGCGCGCCGGAGCAAGCAATATCATTCATTTACACGGGCAATTAAGCAAAATTATATGCCCCAAATGTGAGTATATCTTTGATATAGGATACACTCATTTTGAGCCACATAATTGCCCAAATTGTGGCTATGAAAAGCTCAAACCTTTCATTGTGTTTTTTTATGAGAAAGCACCGCAATATGCGACAATGTATGAGATTTTTGAATCTTTAAATTTTAGGGATTGCGTGCTAGTTATTGGCACAAGCGGTAATGTTGTAGATATTAGCTCTATCCTTGCACGCTGTGAATACAAACACAAGATTGGCTTAAAAATCCTCAATAATTTAGAGCCCTCAAATTCCATTGCAGAATCTGTATTTGATACGATTTATTATAAACCTGCTACACAGGCAATAGAGCAGATACAAGAGGCACTTTGTGATTTTTTTAATGAGGGTAAAAACTAG
- the truD gene encoding tRNA pseudouridine(13) synthase TruD: MSRLYPFSHSPIECHFNPSPRDFVVKEIPLYEPSGSGEHCLVYVRKKGLSTFELLNLLSQVLGCKVRDIGYAGLKDKSAMTYQYISIHRSLRPKLESAAVFLEQKQVKILNIAYHHNKLKVGHLKGNHFFMRLKKCLSLSATKIESVLASLSQSGFPNYFGDQRFGKDGNNFQSGRALAHKKEHIKNKKMSNFLISSYQSHLFNEWLNARINLSQILHHFSVSEAQKALQDSKIPAFRALAQECSAQVLGDLQNQKQHFILLNGDIMCHYPFGKAFICEEPSSESTRFIQRDIAPTGALCGTKLTYAQGLSALCENLYIDTQIKASGSRRYAWVWAEDIQSEYIAQKAHFELCFSLPKGSYATIFLESLLNRPLVQELAQDSQDEMSNV; encoded by the coding sequence ATGTCGCGTCTCTATCCCTTTAGCCACAGCCCGATTGAGTGCCATTTCAACCCTTCACCGCGCGATTTTGTGGTAAAAGAAATCCCCCTGTATGAGCCAAGTGGGAGCGGGGAACATTGTCTCGTGTATGTGCGAAAAAAGGGTTTGAGCACATTTGAGCTTTTGAACTTACTTTCGCAAGTGTTAGGGTGTAAGGTGCGCGATATTGGCTACGCAGGGCTTAAAGATAAATCCGCAATGACTTACCAATATATAAGTATTCATCGCTCTTTGCGTCCAAAATTAGAATCTGCCGCAGTGTTTTTGGAGCAAAAGCAAGTGAAGATTCTAAACATTGCCTATCATCACAATAAGCTTAAAGTCGGGCATTTGAAGGGTAATCACTTCTTTATGAGACTGAAAAAATGTCTCTCGCTTAGTGCGACAAAAATAGAATCTGTCCTTGCCTCCCTTTCCCAAAGTGGTTTTCCAAACTATTTTGGAGACCAGCGATTTGGTAAAGATGGCAATAATTTTCAAAGCGGTAGGGCATTAGCGCACAAAAAGGAGCATATTAAGAATAAAAAAATGAGTAATTTTCTCATCTCAAGCTATCAAAGCCATCTGTTTAATGAATGGTTGAATGCGCGTATTAATCTCTCTCAAATCTTGCATCACTTTAGCGTGAGTGAGGCACAAAAAGCATTGCAAGATTCTAAAATCCCCGCATTTAGGGCATTAGCACAAGAATGTAGCGCACAGGTGCTAGGAGATTTACAGAATCAAAAGCAACATTTTATACTTCTTAATGGTGATATTATGTGCCATTATCCCTTTGGTAAAGCTTTTATATGCGAGGAGCCAAGCAGTGAATCTACGCGCTTTATACAAAGAGATATTGCTCCCACAGGCGCACTCTGTGGCACTAAACTTACCTACGCGCAAGGTCTTTCCGCTCTATGTGAAAATCTCTATATCGACACGCAGATAAAGGCGAGCGGCTCGAGGCGGTATGCGTGGGTGTGGGCGGAGGATATACAGAGTGAATATATCGCGCAAAAGGCACATTTTGAGCTATGTTTTAGTCTGCCAAAGGGGAGTTATGCGACTATTTTTTTAGAATCTCTTCTTAATCGCCCACTCGTGCAGGAGTTGGCACAAGATTCACAAGATGAAATGAGTAATGTTTAA
- the dnaJ gene encoding molecular chaperone DnaJ, whose translation MDTFDYYEILEITRTSDKETIKKAYRKMALKYHPDRNPDDKDAEEQFKRINEAYEVLSDDSKRQIYDNYGKEGLQNSGFSGFSGRDFSDIFGDLGSIFESAFGANFGFGGGQKRSKGKYNLDDIISLELHFKEAVFGCKKEIHNHYKIACSDCGGNGAKGGKVQQCADCGGKGQVYIRQGFMTFAQTCPTCKGEGTKISEKCPKCKGKGFEMREESFEVSIPEGIDDGNRIRIGGRGNADKSGKRGDLYIAISVGEDENYVRDGTNVYIEVPVFFTSIVLGTTLKIPSLRGELELKIPPNTRDKEQFVFDNEGIKDVNSSYRGKFVAQIKITYPPKLNNEQKALIEQLEKSFGVESEPYKNLFETCFSKIKQWIHHHKEHKGE comes from the coding sequence TTGGATACATTTGACTATTATGAAATTCTAGAAATCACGCGCACGAGCGATAAAGAGACGATTAAAAAAGCTTATCGCAAAATGGCACTGAAATATCACCCCGATAGAAACCCAGATGACAAGGACGCGGAGGAGCAATTCAAAAGAATAAATGAAGCCTATGAGGTACTAAGTGATGATTCAAAGCGACAAATCTATGATAATTATGGCAAGGAGGGCTTACAAAACTCGGGCTTTAGTGGCTTTAGCGGGAGAGACTTTAGCGATATTTTTGGCGATTTGGGGAGCATTTTTGAATCTGCTTTTGGCGCAAATTTTGGCTTTGGCGGCGGACAAAAACGAAGCAAGGGTAAATACAATCTCGATGATATTATAAGCCTCGAGCTACATTTCAAAGAAGCAGTGTTTGGCTGCAAAAAGGAGATCCACAATCACTACAAAATCGCTTGTAGTGATTGTGGTGGAAATGGTGCAAAAGGTGGCAAGGTGCAACAATGTGCGGATTGTGGCGGCAAGGGACAAGTCTATATACGACAGGGCTTTATGACTTTCGCGCAAACCTGCCCTACCTGCAAGGGCGAGGGAACAAAAATTAGTGAAAAATGCCCCAAATGCAAGGGCAAGGGCTTTGAAATGCGTGAGGAGAGCTTTGAGGTAAGCATTCCAGAGGGCATTGATGATGGAAACAGAATCCGCATTGGTGGGCGTGGAAATGCTGACAAAAGCGGTAAAAGAGGAGATTTATACATTGCTATAAGTGTGGGAGAGGATGAAAACTATGTGCGTGATGGCACAAATGTGTATATTGAAGTGCCTGTGTTTTTTACCTCTATCGTGCTTGGCACAACGCTCAAGATTCCATCTTTGCGAGGAGAATTGGAGCTGAAAATTCCCCCAAATACGCGCGATAAAGAACAATTTGTCTTTGATAATGAGGGGATAAAAGATGTCAATAGTAGCTATCGTGGGAAGTTTGTCGCGCAGATAAAAATCACTTATCCACCAAAGCTCAACAATGAGCAAAAAGCCCTCATAGAGCAACTTGAAAAGAGTTTTGGCGTAGAGAGTGAGCCATATAAAAATCTCTTTGAAACTTGCTTTAGCAAGATTAAACAATGGATACATCATCACAAGGAGCATAAGGGCGAATAA
- a CDS encoding AEC family transporter translates to MLLAIYSVCVFVLIGYIAKLLRLVGNKQSGILLGFLLNFALPAQIFNGTYHAEINTDFALVCVISFLCSLSGGAVLFIIGKIAKLHPHSILTLSFMGAFGNTLFLGLPIVNGALGEEYANKVIIYDQIVTGIPIAFLAPLILSLGGKGVFSARAITSRLFRSPLFLALLSGLVLKFIPLEIPDELFVPLKSLALTATPVALFAIGVQMSLRGIKEEWRLTALLLFGKMFIAPLVLLAIVFIGFGGFNDLWRMALIEVAMPPVVSAGAIVIRAGLNAKLAVSAIAFGILLSFVSVPLWLQLT, encoded by the coding sequence ATGCTTCTTGCGATTTATAGTGTATGTGTTTTTGTCCTCATCGGCTATATCGCTAAACTCCTGCGCCTTGTTGGCAATAAGCAAAGTGGAATATTGCTTGGATTCTTACTTAATTTCGCCCTCCCCGCACAAATTTTTAATGGCACTTATCACGCCGAGATAAATACAGACTTTGCCCTTGTATGTGTAATAAGCTTCCTCTGCTCCCTAAGCGGTGGTGCAGTGCTTTTTATCATCGGCAAGATTGCAAAACTCCACCCCCATTCTATCCTTACTCTAAGCTTTATGGGCGCATTTGGCAATACGCTTTTTCTCGGACTACCTATCGTCAATGGCGCACTCGGCGAAGAGTATGCAAACAAGGTTATTATTTATGACCAAATTGTTACAGGCATTCCTATCGCCTTTCTCGCACCCTTAATCTTAAGTCTTGGCGGAAAAGGCGTTTTTAGCGCAAGAGCCATTACATCGCGCCTCTTTCGCAGCCCGCTCTTTCTTGCCCTCCTCTCTGGCTTGGTGCTGAAATTCATACCACTAGAAATACCTGATGAACTTTTTGTTCCGCTCAAAAGTCTAGCTCTTACTGCCACACCTGTCGCACTCTTTGCCATTGGAGTGCAGATGAGCCTAAGGGGCATTAAGGAGGAATGGAGACTCACCGCACTTTTGCTCTTTGGCAAAATGTTTATCGCGCCATTAGTTCTTTTGGCTATCGTGTTTATAGGCTTTGGTGGGTTTAATGATTTGTGGCGTATGGCACTTATTGAGGTGGCAATGCCCCCTGTAGTGAGTGCTGGTGCGATTGTGATTCGTGCGGGACTTAATGCAAAACTCGCCGTGAGTGCTATCGCTTTTGGAATCTTACTGAGCTTTGTGAGTGTGCCGCTGTGGCTTCAACTTACTTAA
- the uvrB gene encoding excinuclease ABC subunit UvrB, producing MSNFILDSQYAPAGDQPQAIEHITQFIRNGAKYSTLVGVTGSGKTYTMANIIAKLNIPTLIMTHNKTLAAQLYSEFKGFFPKNHIEYFISHFDYYQPEAYIPRRDLFIEKDSSINEDLERLRLSATTSLLAYDDVIVIASVSANYGLGNPKEYLTMIEKLEVGATYTQKDLLLKLVDMGYTRNDTIFERGHFRVNGEVIDIFPAYNENEFIRIEFFGDEIERIGVFDALERTALTQLESFVLYAANQFIVSAQRLQEALHNIESELQMRLGEFESADKQIEYQRLKGRTEFDLEMIKESGICKGIENYARHLTGKKAGETPYSLLDYFEQKKKPYLIIVDESHVSLPQFGGMYAGDRSRKEVLVEYGFRLPSALDNRPLRFDEFINKAPHFLFVSATPAQKELELSQKHIAEQIIRPTGLLDPLYEVRDSDKAVLDLYDEIKARIAKNQRVLITTLTKKMAEELTKYYAELGIKVRYMHSDIDAIERNHLIRSLRLGEFDVLIGINLLREGLDLPEVSLIAIMDADKEGFLRSETSLIQTMGRAARNVEGKVILYAKKITGSMQRAFDITDYRRKKQEEFNQLHNITPTSVQRNVEQELKIESSGLSKLYEKNAKKIPKSERNAIIKELSLKMHQAAKALEFEEAARIRDEIARIRNM from the coding sequence ATGTCAAATTTTATTCTTGATTCTCAATATGCCCCAGCAGGAGACCAGCCTCAAGCCATCGAGCACATTACACAATTTATTCGTAATGGTGCAAAATACAGCACACTTGTTGGTGTTACAGGGAGTGGAAAAACCTACACGATGGCAAATATCATTGCCAAGCTCAATATCCCAACGCTCATTATGACACACAATAAAACCCTAGCCGCACAGCTTTATAGCGAGTTTAAAGGCTTTTTTCCCAAAAACCATATAGAATATTTCATCTCGCACTTTGATTATTACCAGCCTGAAGCATATATCCCGCGCCGAGATTTGTTTATCGAAAAGGATTCAAGCATTAATGAAGACTTGGAGCGATTAAGATTATCCGCCACTACCTCGCTTTTGGCTTATGATGATGTAATCGTAATTGCAAGTGTGTCGGCAAACTATGGTTTAGGGAATCCTAAAGAATATCTAACAATGATAGAAAAGCTCGAGGTGGGCGCGACATATACGCAAAAAGACTTACTTTTAAAGCTTGTTGATATGGGCTATACGCGCAATGACACAATTTTTGAGCGGGGGCATTTCCGCGTAAATGGCGAAGTGATTGATATTTTTCCTGCATATAATGAAAATGAATTTATCCGTATTGAATTTTTTGGTGATGAGATTGAACGCATTGGGGTATTTGACGCATTAGAGCGCACTGCTCTTACACAATTAGAATCTTTTGTCCTCTATGCGGCAAATCAATTTATCGTAAGCGCACAAAGACTCCAAGAAGCCCTTCATAATATAGAATCCGAATTGCAAATGCGCTTAGGTGAATTTGAAAGCGCAGACAAACAAATTGAATATCAACGCTTAAAGGGGCGCACAGAGTTTGATTTAGAAATGATAAAAGAATCTGGCATTTGTAAGGGCATTGAAAACTATGCGCGGCACTTGACAGGTAAAAAAGCAGGTGAGACACCTTACTCACTTTTAGATTACTTTGAGCAAAAGAAAAAGCCTTATTTAATTATTGTCGATGAATCTCACGTGAGTTTGCCGCAATTTGGTGGTATGTATGCAGGAGATAGGAGTCGTAAAGAAGTGCTTGTAGAGTATGGTTTTAGGCTACCTAGCGCACTTGATAATCGCCCATTGCGCTTTGATGAATTTATCAATAAAGCCCCACATTTTCTTTTTGTCTCTGCGACTCCTGCTCAAAAAGAATTAGAGCTAAGTCAAAAACATATCGCAGAACAGATTATCCGCCCCACAGGATTGCTTGACCCACTCTATGAAGTGCGAGATTCTGATAAAGCCGTGCTTGATTTATATGATGAGATTAAAGCAAGAATTGCTAAAAATCAACGCGTGCTTATTACTACGCTTACAAAAAAAATGGCGGAGGAGCTTACCAAATATTATGCCGAGCTTGGCATAAAGGTGCGCTATATGCACAGCGACATTGATGCTATTGAGCGCAATCATCTTATTCGCTCTTTGCGATTAGGAGAATTTGATGTGCTTATAGGCATCAATCTCTTGCGTGAGGGGCTTGACTTACCCGAAGTGAGCCTTATTGCCATTATGGACGCAGATAAAGAGGGATTTTTACGCTCTGAAACAAGCCTTATACAAACAATGGGGAGGGCGGCGCGTAATGTCGAGGGAAAAGTAATTTTATATGCAAAAAAAATCACAGGTTCAATGCAAAGAGCATTTGATATTACAGATTATCGCCGTAAAAAGCAAGAAGAATTTAATCAACTGCATAATATTACGCCCACATCGGTGCAAAGAAATGTAGAGCAAGAGCTTAAAATAGAATCAAGCGGACTAAGCAAACTCTATGAAAAAAATGCCAAGAAGATTCCAAAAAGTGAGCGCAATGCGATTATAAAAGAGTTAAGCCTCAAAATGCACCAAGCCGCTAAAGCTTTAGAATTTGAAGAAGCCGCTAGAATCCGCGATGAAATCGCTAGAATTCGCAATATGTAG
- a CDS encoding c-type cytochrome, with protein sequence MKKLLILTLLGFASFAFADAPAQFKKCIACHGPDAKKVAPGSKGDVTIAGMAKENLLKKLKGYKAKTENNGGSAAIMYGQMANVSDSDIEVLADYISKLPK encoded by the coding sequence ATGAAAAAGTTGCTTATTCTTACTCTTTTGGGTTTTGCTAGTTTTGCGTTTGCTGATGCTCCAGCTCAGTTTAAGAAATGTATCGCTTGCCACGGACCTGATGCGAAAAAAGTTGCTCCCGGAAGTAAAGGCGATGTAACAATTGCTGGTATGGCAAAGGAAAATTTGCTTAAAAAGCTTAAGGGCTATAAAGCAAAAACAGAAAACAATGGTGGTTCAGCTGCTATTATGTATGGACAAATGGCAAATGTGAGTGATAGTGATATTGAGGTATTAGCAGATTATATCTCTAAATTACCTAAATAA